ATGAAGTTGTTATATTGATCTCTTTCATCTGTTTTTAAGGGAAAAAAAATCCAAATTCCTAAAATGCAGGAATTTGGATTATGTTGTTTTTATTTTATTCTGTTCTTTTAATACGTCTCGTATTTGTCTCCAAAGTTAAACGTTAAAGAGAAACGAAGTGTGTTTTCTAAAGGGTTTTTTATTTTCGAAGCAGAGAATAGGTAAGAAACATCGATTTTCATGATATTGTATTTGAATCCTGCTCCTAATGAGAAAAACTGTTTAGCGCCTTTTTCTGGGCTTTCATGGTAGTATCCTAAACGCATCGCAAATGAATCTTGATACATATATTCTGCAGCAAGGCTATAGGTAACTTCTTTCAGCTCTTCACTGAATCCGCCTGGTGCATCTCCAAAAGATTTGAATATTCCAGAAACCCATCCGATATTTCTATAATTGTTATAAGCGGCATCTGTAGCCTGTTGCTGTGTAATATCTTCAGGATCGTCAAAATCTCCATCTCCATTTCCGTCAACAGCTGCTTGAATTCCTGGAGGTGTTGGAACTAAAAGTTTAGTAAGTTCAGCACTTACAGCAAGTTTGTTGTAGTCGTCAAAAATAAAATCAAATCCTCCTCCTAATCTCAAATTGGCAGGTAAAAAATTGGTGCTAAAATCATCTCTGTCGTAACTGATTTTAGGGCCTAGATTCTGAAGATTAATACCTGCTCTCCATCTCCCATTGAAGTCTTGATAAGCAATTTCTTCTGATTGATAAAACGCAGCGACATCAACTGCAAATGTTCTTGCAGCTGTCGCATCGACATCTTCTGAAGCGACTTTTAAATTTGAGTTAATAAAACGAGCTGCGACAGCCATAGAGAATTCTTCGCTTAATTTTAGAGAGTAAGAGCCGTCTAAAGCAAATTCGTTTGGATTTACTCTTCTAGGAACTTCATTTGGGTCGCCTGTTTGTCTTAATTCAATATCTCCGAAACCAAAATAACGAAAACTTCCCGCAAAGGCGCTTCGTTCATTGATTTTGTTATAGTATGTTACTTGTCCTAAGGAGATGTCGTTGGCAAGATCTGTCAAATAAGGAGTGTAACTAATAGAAAGACCTTGAGCGTCTTCTGAAAACGCATATTTCGCTGGATTCCATTGTTGTGAGAACACGTCGGCAGAAGTGGCAACCCCTTGGTCACCTAAACCTGCTGCTCTAGCATCTGCAGCAACTAATAGAAAAGGAACTCCAGTTACTATAGGTCTTGATTCCTGAGCCTTTGAATTATAAAGGCTAAAAAGGCAAATTAATAAAAGTGATAGTTTTTTCATTTAAGGGACTTATGTTTTTGGTGGTGCAAATATATATAATATTATAGGATGACAAGCTTTTCGTATTTTTCTGCTTTTTTATTTGTTAAATTTGATTTCACAGTTAATTTGTAAATATACACTCCTTTTCCAATTCTGTCTCCAAAATCGTCTTTTCCATCCCATGTAATCTCTCTCGATAAAAATCCTTCTGTCGTTATAGTTTGGTTTTTTGTCCAAACCACTTTTCCTGTTATAGTCATTACTTGCACTTGCACATCTAAGGGTTCGTAAGGTCTATTGTGAGAAAACCAAAATTGTGTATAAGTTGAAAAAGGATTAGGATAGTTAAGAACATGTGATAATGT
This portion of the Flavobacterium panacagri genome encodes:
- the porV gene encoding type IX secretion system outer membrane channel protein PorV; its protein translation is MKKLSLLLICLFSLYNSKAQESRPIVTGVPFLLVAADARAAGLGDQGVATSADVFSQQWNPAKYAFSEDAQGLSISYTPYLTDLANDISLGQVTYYNKINERSAFAGSFRYFGFGDIELRQTGDPNEVPRRVNPNEFALDGSYSLKLSEEFSMAVAARFINSNLKVASEDVDATAARTFAVDVAAFYQSEEIAYQDFNGRWRAGINLQNLGPKISYDRDDFSTNFLPANLRLGGGFDFIFDDYNKLAVSAELTKLLVPTPPGIQAAVDGNGDGDFDDPEDITQQQATDAAYNNYRNIGWVSGIFKSFGDAPGGFSEELKEVTYSLAAEYMYQDSFAMRLGYYHESPEKGAKQFFSLGAGFKYNIMKIDVSYLFSASKIKNPLENTLRFSLTFNFGDKYETY